In the Leptospira limi genome, one interval contains:
- a CDS encoding Acg family FMN-binding oxidoreductase, whose product MKHSRESFLKKSLAIGSIISFPSLQKSLYAFGSEENQKHRENPIAYAESLGYTKPIDQILLTAILAPNSHNSQPWKFKKTSDSEFYLYGDGDKQLPEIDPINRQFYHTQGCFLELCHLTADSLMFDTTIKLFPNGKPKSNSFSKTPIAKVTIQPKTECVHDFVFSGINKRRMNRSVYSGELLGNAELEEIQSLARPFLQNIRWTNDPTLMNSILPILDEAFAMETNRYVSNELNRKWFRLTEESMLTNRDGLTLEGNGLSGLKLWFAKKFFVDLSKEAWHSEDSKKAGIEMFRSQVYSSKALVFFLSEGKDDETTWIQTGRDFMRYTLSCGVKNIAFHTMNQAVEDYPESRVFTKKLKQILKLKPNEEIQLIARLGRSSYQFDSLRRDLKSFLL is encoded by the coding sequence ATGAAACATAGTAGAGAAAGTTTTTTAAAAAAAAGTTTAGCGATTGGTAGTATCATTTCGTTTCCGTCGTTACAAAAAAGCCTATATGCCTTTGGGAGTGAAGAGAATCAAAAACACAGGGAAAATCCAATCGCATATGCAGAATCCTTAGGTTACACAAAACCCATCGATCAAATTTTGCTGACGGCAATTCTTGCACCAAACTCTCATAATTCTCAACCTTGGAAATTCAAAAAAACCTCAGATTCTGAGTTTTATCTCTATGGAGATGGGGACAAACAGTTACCAGAGATTGATCCTATCAATCGTCAATTTTACCATACACAGGGTTGTTTTTTAGAACTTTGTCACCTAACGGCAGATTCATTAATGTTTGATACTACGATCAAACTTTTTCCCAATGGAAAACCAAAATCAAATTCATTTTCCAAAACTCCAATTGCAAAGGTAACTATCCAACCCAAAACAGAATGTGTGCATGACTTTGTGTTTTCTGGTATTAACAAAAGGAGGATGAATCGATCTGTTTACTCTGGTGAACTTCTCGGAAATGCAGAACTTGAAGAAATACAATCCTTGGCTAGACCCTTTCTTCAAAACATACGCTGGACAAATGATCCTACTTTAATGAATTCCATCTTACCAATACTAGACGAAGCGTTTGCCATGGAAACCAATCGTTATGTATCCAATGAACTCAATCGCAAATGGTTTCGTTTAACGGAAGAATCAATGTTAACAAACCGCGATGGATTAACATTAGAAGGAAACGGATTGTCTGGTCTCAAACTTTGGTTTGCTAAAAAATTCTTTGTGGATTTATCGAAGGAAGCTTGGCATTCTGAAGATTCCAAAAAAGCAGGGATTGAAATGTTTCGTTCACAAGTGTATTCTTCAAAAGCGCTAGTATTTTTTTTGTCAGAGGGAAAGGACGATGAAACCACTTGGATCCAGACAGGAAGAGATTTTATGCGTTATACATTGTCATGCGGAGTCAAAAACATTGCCTTCCATACGATGAACCAAGCAGTGGAAGATTATCCTGAGAGCCGAGTTTTTACTAAAAAATTAAAACAAATTTTAAAACTAAAACCAAACGAGGAAATCCAATTGATTGCAAGGCTTGGTAGGAGTTCTTATCAGTTTGATTCTCTCAGAAGAGATTTAAAAAGTTTTCTGTTGTAA